The stretch of DNA CTCCCACAAATAATCCTGCTAAAACATCTGCTTTATAAATATCGATACTATCGATGCCGGCAACACCCACAAAAGCAGCAAATAATGCTAATGAAGTTAATGCTGCAGAAGCAATTGCAAATCCTTTACCAGTTGCAGCAGTTGTATTTCCAACCGCGTCCAAATTATCAGTACGTTCACGAACTTCTTTCGGTAAGCCGCTCATTTCGGCAATACCACCTGCATTGTCGGCAATTGGTCCGAAAGCATCAATGGCTAACTGCATAGCCGTAGTTGCCATCATACCAGCAGCGGCAATGGCAACACCATATAAACCGGCAAAATGATAAGAACCAAAGATTCCTGCAGCTAACACCAGGATTGGTAATACGGTAGACTCCATTCCCATTGCCAAACCACCAATTATGTTGGTTGCATGTCCTGTTGATGATTGTTGTACAATAGTATTAACAGGGCGTTTACCCATTGCGGTATAGTATTCAGTAATGATACTCATCAACGCACCTACAATTAATCCTACAATTATAGCCATGTAAACATTGGTAGCTGTAAATTCAACGCCACGCAACGACATGGTTTCAGGCATAAGAAATTTAACGGCAAAGAATGAAGCAATAGCTGTTAAAATAACTGACGACCAGTTTCCAAGGTTTAATGCAGCTTGAACACTAGCATGCTCATCTTTAATGCGTACGAAAACCATACTTACTATAGAAAAGATAAGTCCCAGGCCTGCAATAAGCATTGGAAGTAGGATAGGAGCTAAACCACCAAAATTATCTTTAGAATCAATTTCTTGTCCTAAAACCATTGTAGCTAAAATAGTTGCCACATAAGATCCAAATAAATCGGCACCCATACCGGCCACATCACCCACGTTATCACCTACGTTATCGGCAATGGTAGCAGGGTTACGAACATCGTCTTCCGGAATTCCTGCTTCAACCTTACCAACAAGATCGGCGCCCACATCAGCAGCTTTGGTGTAGATACCTCCACCAACACGCGCAAATAAAGCGATTGATTCAGCACCTAATGAAAACCCTGTTAAAACCTCAATGGTAGTTCGCATTTCCATGCCTGTAATGGATGCACCTGAGGGAACAAAGTACTTGTAAAACACAATAAATAAACCACCTAAACCTAATACTGCCAAACCTGAAACGCCTAAGCCCATTACGCTTCCTCCAGTGAAAGAAACTTTTAATGCTTGTGCTAAGCTGGTTCTTGCAGCTTGAGTGGTTCTTACATTGGCTTTTGTGGCAATGCGCATTCCAATATAACCGGCAGTAGCTGAAAATACTGCTCCTATTACAAATGCCACGGCTATAAGCCAGTGAGAATGAACATTAGGCAATGTTCCTGACCAACCTAAAAATAAGGCAGCTATAACTACATAATAGCTTAATACTTTCCACTCTGCCTTTAAAAAGGCCATTGCTCCTTGAGCCACATATCCTGCAAGCTCAATCATGTTTTTGTCGCCGGCATCTTGTTTAGACACCCATGATGCTTTAATTGCTGTAACCAATAAGGATACTACCCCAAACAGGGGAATAATGTAAATAAGGTTTTCTTGTAAAAAATGCATAAAAAACTTAGGTTAGATAATTTGGTTTGCCTAAAATACTTTCGACTGAGCGAATCATCAAATAATATTTTATGAAAAAGCTAAAATTTAGAATAAAAAATTATTTCTTAGCAAAAGCAAACGAAAGAACAAATTGAAATTTTGAAAAAATACTAATTGCTGCTTAATCGGCCTAATTTAACAGAAAAAAACTAACTTAATCAATAACCAAGAAAACTTTATGGAGCCAACCTTTACCCAATCAAATCTTCATGCTGTGAATACGGAGCAAACCGAAATGAAACGAGAACTCGGTCTGTTCGATTCTACAATGATCGTTGTCGGATCGATGATCGGATCTGGTATTTTTATTGTAACAAGTGATATTGCCCGATTACTAGGCTCTCCATTTTGGATACTATTTGTATGGTTATTAACAGGTGTTATTACCCTGATTGCGGCATTAAGTTATGGGGAACTGGCTGGAATGATGCCTAAGGCCGGAGGACAGTATGTTTACCTTCGTGAGGCTTATAATAAGCTGGTGGGATTTCTTTTCGGGTGGACTACCTTTATGGTTATTCAAACCGGCACAATTGCAGCGGTAGCCATTGCTTTTGCAAAGTATACGGGCGTTTTACTGCCCACTTTGATAAATGATAATCCATTGTTTATCATTGGAGCACTTGGTTTCTCCAGTCAGCAATTTTTGGGTGTTGCTTTAATTGTTGTACTAACCATTGTAAACCTCTACGGAGTTAAGAATGCTAAAATAATTCAAGGAATATTTACAGTAGCTAAAATCGTTTCCCTTTTAGGCCTAATAGTTTTAGGAATTGCATTCGGATTAAGTTCAGATGCTTTTCATACTAATTTTACTAATTTCTTCTCAGAGCCATTTAAAACAGTAGCCGATAATGGACGAACTTCTATTATTGATGTGATTAAACTTTCGGGTTGGTCGTTGATAGGAGCAATTGGTGGTGCATTGGTTGGGTCGTTATTCTCTTCAGATGCCTGGAATAACATTACTTATACGGCAGGTGAGGTAAAAGAGCCTAAACGCAATATTCCTTTAAGCTTATTTTTCGGTACACTAATCGTTACGGTATTATACATTCTTGCAAATGTGGCATACCTAACTTTATTGCCGGTTAAAGGCGACCCGTCAGGGGCTGACGTTTTGTCGCGTGGAATTATGTTTGCCACCAATGATCGCGTTGCCACTGCCGGTGCTGAAATAATTTTCGGAAGTGCAGCAGTCATTATCATGGCTGTTTTGATCATGGTTTCCACCTTTGGTTGCAATAACGGATTAATTATGGCCGGAGCTCGATTATACTATGCCATGGCGAAAGATGGATTGTTTATTTCAAGAGCGGAGAAGCTAAATGATAAAGGAGTTCCTGCTTTTGGATTAATTATTCAGTGTTTTTGGGCTTCTTTGTTGTGTTTTTCAGGAAAATACAATGAATTATTGGATTATGTGATTTTTGCTGTATTGATTTTTTATTCATTAACGATTGGGGGAATATTCATTTTGCGTAAAACCCAACCAGATGTTGAACGCCCATATAAAGCAT from Solitalea canadensis DSM 3403 encodes:
- a CDS encoding sodium-translocating pyrophosphatase, which produces MHFLQENLIYIIPLFGVVSLLVTAIKASWVSKQDAGDKNMIELAGYVAQGAMAFLKAEWKVLSYYVVIAALFLGWSGTLPNVHSHWLIAVAFVIGAVFSATAGYIGMRIATKANVRTTQAARTSLAQALKVSFTGGSVMGLGVSGLAVLGLGGLFIVFYKYFVPSGASITGMEMRTTIEVLTGFSLGAESIALFARVGGGIYTKAADVGADLVGKVEAGIPEDDVRNPATIADNVGDNVGDVAGMGADLFGSYVATILATMVLGQEIDSKDNFGGLAPILLPMLIAGLGLIFSIVSMVFVRIKDEHASVQAALNLGNWSSVILTAIASFFAVKFLMPETMSLRGVEFTATNVYMAIIVGLIVGALMSIITEYYTAMGKRPVNTIVQQSSTGHATNIIGGLAMGMESTVLPILVLAAGIFGSYHFAGLYGVAIAAAGMMATTAMQLAIDAFGPIADNAGGIAEMSGLPKEVRERTDNLDAVGNTTAATGKGFAIASAALTSLALFAAFVGVAGIDSIDIYKADVLAGLFVGGMIPFIFSSLAISAVGRAAMAMVQEVRRQFREIPGIMEYKAKPEYEKCVAISTQASIREMILPGAIALIVPLIIGFAFGPEVLGGTLAGVTVSGVLMGMFQSNAGGAWDNAKKSFEKGVVIDGETYYKGSDPHKASVTGDTVGDPFKDTSGPSMNILIKLMSIVSLVIAPHIAFKGESHVSMMNSNKHKCTMAQGSTCHSSEGTTRSVAMKACCSKK
- a CDS encoding APC family permease, which gives rise to MEPTFTQSNLHAVNTEQTEMKRELGLFDSTMIVVGSMIGSGIFIVTSDIARLLGSPFWILFVWLLTGVITLIAALSYGELAGMMPKAGGQYVYLREAYNKLVGFLFGWTTFMVIQTGTIAAVAIAFAKYTGVLLPTLINDNPLFIIGALGFSSQQFLGVALIVVLTIVNLYGVKNAKIIQGIFTVAKIVSLLGLIVLGIAFGLSSDAFHTNFTNFFSEPFKTVADNGRTSIIDVIKLSGWSLIGAIGGALVGSLFSSDAWNNITYTAGEVKEPKRNIPLSLFFGTLIVTVLYILANVAYLTLLPVKGDPSGADVLSRGIMFATNDRVATAGAEIIFGSAAVIIMAVLIMVSTFGCNNGLIMAGARLYYAMAKDGLFISRAEKLNDKGVPAFGLIIQCFWASLLCFSGKYNELLDYVIFAVLIFYSLTIGGIFILRKTQPDVERPYKAFGYPFIPALYIVLATAICIDLLIVKSGTSLIGLGIVLAGIPVYFLTAKNRKTV